A genomic region of Candidatus Cloacimonadota bacterium contains the following coding sequences:
- a CDS encoding DUF1015 family protein: protein MATFKPFKAVRPVPDKAQAIASLPYDVMDSDEARAEVQKNPLSFIHVEKPEVDLPEGIDLYDPKVYAKAKENLYNYINDRHMIQDEKPMFYIYRQTMDGRSQFGLVGLSSVDEYMDGTIKKHELTRAEKEADRIKHVDTCDAHPSPVFFTYRHQEAIDDVVRKVCENKQAVYDFVSDDGIGHTLWLMDDPSDIKAIEDAFAKLPYLYVADGHHRTASAAKVGLLRREQYPNYTGEEEFNYFMTVIFPDNHLKIFDYNRVVKDLNGNSSAEFLTKVREKWNVEEVSAGSSFNPSHLHQMSMYLDGKWYFISPKSGTWNEKDVVENLDVSILQKNLLHPILGIEDPRTDKRIDFVGGIRGLSELVKRVDSGKEKVAFAMYPTSMDELIGIADAGQIMPPKSTWFEPKLRSGLFIHLLK from the coding sequence ATGGCAACATTCAAACCCTTCAAAGCAGTTCGTCCGGTTCCAGACAAAGCACAGGCGATCGCTTCCCTTCCTTACGACGTGATGGATTCTGACGAAGCAAGAGCTGAAGTACAAAAGAATCCCCTTAGCTTTATTCATGTGGAAAAACCGGAAGTCGATCTTCCCGAAGGCATCGATCTGTATGATCCCAAAGTATATGCTAAAGCCAAAGAAAATCTGTATAACTACATCAACGACAGGCACATGATTCAAGACGAAAAACCAATGTTCTATATCTATCGTCAGACTATGGACGGTCGTTCTCAATTCGGTTTAGTCGGGTTGAGTTCGGTGGATGAATATATGGATGGCACGATCAAGAAACACGAGCTTACCCGCGCCGAAAAAGAAGCCGACCGCATAAAACATGTGGATACCTGCGATGCGCACCCTTCACCGGTGTTCTTTACCTATCGTCATCAGGAAGCGATTGATGATGTAGTAAGAAAAGTATGTGAAAACAAGCAAGCAGTGTATGACTTTGTTTCAGACGATGGCATCGGTCATACCCTATGGTTGATGGATGATCCATCCGATATCAAGGCCATAGAAGATGCCTTTGCTAAGCTGCCATATTTGTATGTGGCAGATGGACATCATCGTACTGCCAGCGCTGCTAAAGTGGGATTGTTGCGCCGTGAACAGTATCCAAACTATACTGGCGAAGAAGAATTCAACTATTTTATGACCGTTATTTTCCCGGATAATCACCTCAAAATATTCGATTACAACCGCGTGGTGAAAGATCTGAATGGCAATAGCAGTGCGGAATTCCTTACTAAAGTCAGAGAAAAATGGAACGTGGAAGAAGTATCGGCAGGCAGTAGTTTCAATCCTTCGCATTTACATCAGATGAGCATGTATCTCGATGGTAAATGGTACTTTATAAGCCCAAAGTCGGGAACATGGAACGAGAAAGACGTAGTAGAAAATCTGGATGTATCTATTCTGCAGAAGAATTTGCTGCATCCCATACTTGGCATCGAAGATCCCCGTACAGATAAACGCATCGATTTCGTGGGCGGAATCCGGGGCTTGAGCGAATTGGTGAAACGGGTGGATAGTGGCAAGGAAAAAGTGGCATTTGCCATGTATCCTACCTCTATGGATGAACTGATCGGTATTGCCGATGCCGGGCAGATTATGCCTCCAAAATCAACTTGGTTCGAGCCCAAACTGCGTAGCGGACTCTTTATTCACCTCTTGAAATAA
- a CDS encoding MiaB/RimO family radical SAM methylthiotransferase, with amino-acid sequence MKFYIESLGCSKNLVDSERFAAILKHYGFREAETMEDADIILVNSCAFLAASLAELDDVLCDILSERKPKAHLVVTGCVMNRAYKEFADLFPEVNKWIGLKDFDAFEKYLLHYVLPKGTLSVDLALGARAALHKDQYVYLRIADGCENYCSYCMIPSIRGKLVSEPIEALVAEAISLNHRGRELVLIAQDSCMYGTDLYGKKSLPELIEALHAIPGYDWIRLMYMHPDHFEPEWTELWNKYPKLLPYFEIPIQHASDRIIHLMNRRKGYQELKQLFDYIKKEIPKAVFRTTLMLGYPTETKKDRDLLDRFLKEVDILHTGVFGYSPEKEDSSLISQEEFDWDSVDKLETEYAIKAAQAKESKMQRFVGSRQMFLLEGYDDNMQAYVGRLWFQAPEIDGVAYVDKIPANKWPLFEVEVEDALTDELWCSLVEEQKDKDL; translated from the coding sequence ATGAAATTCTATATCGAAAGCCTGGGATGCTCCAAAAACCTTGTAGATAGCGAGCGCTTTGCCGCCATCCTGAAACACTATGGCTTTCGGGAAGCTGAAACAATGGAAGACGCAGATATTATTCTTGTTAATAGCTGTGCCTTCCTTGCGGCTTCATTGGCTGAATTGGACGATGTTCTGTGTGATATCCTCTCTGAAAGAAAGCCTAAGGCACATTTGGTAGTAACCGGCTGCGTGATGAACCGTGCCTATAAAGAATTTGCAGACTTGTTTCCCGAAGTAAACAAATGGATAGGGCTAAAAGATTTTGATGCCTTTGAGAAGTACCTGCTGCACTATGTTTTGCCCAAAGGTACTCTTTCTGTGGATCTCGCTTTGGGAGCTCGTGCCGCCTTACATAAAGATCAGTATGTGTATTTGCGCATAGCTGATGGATGTGAGAACTACTGTTCGTATTGCATGATTCCTTCGATCCGCGGCAAATTGGTTTCAGAGCCAATCGAAGCTTTGGTAGCGGAGGCAATAAGTTTGAACCATCGGGGAAGAGAACTGGTTTTGATCGCTCAGGATAGTTGTATGTACGGAACCGATCTCTATGGCAAAAAGTCTCTTCCAGAACTGATCGAAGCTCTGCACGCCATACCCGGATATGATTGGATCCGCCTGATGTATATGCATCCGGATCATTTTGAACCCGAGTGGACAGAACTCTGGAATAAATACCCCAAGCTGTTGCCCTATTTTGAAATACCCATCCAACATGCAAGTGATCGTATTATCCATCTGATGAACCGTAGGAAGGGGTATCAGGAGCTGAAACAGCTATTTGATTATATCAAAAAAGAAATACCGAAAGCTGTGTTCAGGACTACCCTGATGCTGGGATACCCCACTGAGACAAAAAAAGATAGGGATTTGCTGGATAGATTTTTAAAAGAAGTGGATATTCTTCATACAGGTGTATTTGGTTACTCACCGGAAAAGGAAGACTCCAGCTTGATATCGCAGGAAGAATTTGATTGGGATAGCGTTGACAAGTTGGAAACAGAGTATGCCATCAAAGCTGCCCAAGCCAAAGAAAGTAAGATGCAGAGGTTTGTAGGCAGCCGCCAGATGTTTTTACTGGAAGGCTATGATGACAATATGCAAGCCTACGTGGGCAGATTGTGGTTTCAAGCTCCAGAAATTGATGGTGTTGCCTACGTGGATAAAATCCCGGCAAACAAATGGCCTTTGTTTGAAGTAGAAGTAGAGGATGCGCTTACAGATGAGCTGTGGTGCAGCCTGGTTGAAGAACAAAAAGATAAGGATTTATAA